One window of Aquipuribacter sp. SD81 genomic DNA carries:
- the mraZ gene encoding division/cell wall cluster transcriptional repressor MraZ, producing MFLGTFSPRLDDKNRLILPAKWRPSFESGIVLTRGQERCVFAFARSAFESLVDELAGAPLTNKDARDYSRMLLAGAQDEVPDKQGRITVAPLLREYAGLTRDLAVLGVGRRLEIWDAATWQQLQEQGEQAFSERSTEIVPGVL from the coding sequence ATGTTCCTCGGCACGTTCTCCCCGCGCCTCGACGACAAGAACCGGCTGATCCTCCCGGCGAAGTGGCGCCCCTCCTTCGAGAGCGGGATCGTCCTGACCCGCGGGCAGGAGCGCTGCGTGTTCGCCTTCGCGCGCTCGGCGTTCGAGTCGCTCGTCGACGAGCTCGCCGGTGCGCCGCTCACGAACAAGGACGCCCGCGACTACTCGCGCATGCTGCTCGCCGGCGCCCAGGACGAGGTGCCGGACAAGCAGGGCCGCATCACGGTCGCGCCGCTGCTGCGGGAGTACGCGGGCCTGACGCGCGACCTCGCCGTCCTCGGCGTCGGACGGCGCCTGGAGATCTGGGACGCCGCGACCTGGCAGCAGCTGCAGGAGCAGGGCGAGCAGGCCTTCTCCGAGCGCTCCACCGAGATCGTCCCGGGTGTCCTGTGA